From the Arvicola amphibius chromosome 2, mArvAmp1.2, whole genome shotgun sequence genome, one window contains:
- the LOC119807917 gene encoding amiloride-sensitive amine oxidase [copper-containing]-like: MGLAQRSLPLGCMAIILVLEMVMAEHPTWTLKDKAQVFAELSAQEIEAVHGFLMSRPELELQPSGTQALDKNSVFLIEALLPKKKDVLEFLDKGTKLPVREARVVIFFSAQERPNVTEFSVGPLPQPIYLRELSPRPAKHRSWASRPMSKVEQSLLYRKIKNATIPLEKFFLDTTGFSLEDCNGHCLTFTHVAPHSVESRLRATWFLLQRIVKNQLQPTGLEILVDHGSTDVQDWRVAQLWYNDKLYSSPEELAQKYADGEVDTVVLKDPLPENTQQPQIFNKPRGEFPLPLNKSGPHVGKGDGPSYSLEGNTVTYKGWSFSFQLRPSSGLQLLNVRFRNEPIAYEVSVQTAMAVHRESTPAGDLTKTMDLGWSMGSATHELVPGINCPETATFLDAIHYYDSDGPVRYPRALCIFEIPTGMPVGPVFNTDFPGRINFFSDVMGHKLVLRATSAFYNFDYIWDFIFYTDGMILAKMHATGYIHTTIYTPEGLGKAHLLTHHLVNSHTHLVHYRVDLDVAGTNNSFHTLQIRQRNTTSQHHLIQGTPLKTQYSQERQATFPFGQTLPPFLLFSSPEKDILGYRRSYRLQIYSTSKQKLSPESQEDLAFTWARYSLAVTKYWESERCSTSIYNQNHPWDPPVVFEDFLQNDERIEDQDLVAWVTVGFSHEPHSETVPRMVAARSFVGFSLQPFNFLYTAGRLRATTANRISNTKPLGTRSA, from the exons ATGGGGCTGGCACAAAGGAGCTTGCCACTGGGCTGCATGGCCATCATCTTGGTTCTAGAGATGGTCATGGCAGAGCACCCTACCTGGACTCTGAAAGACAAGGCCCAGGTGTTTGCAGAGCTGAGCGCCCAGGAGATAGAAGCTGTGCATGGCTTCCTGATGAGCAGGCcggagctggagctgcagccaTCGGGCACACAGGCTTTAGACAAGAACTCTGTGTTCCTCATTGAAGCGCTGCTGCCCAAGAAGAAGGATGTCCTAGAGTTTCTGGATAAAGGAACAAAACTTCCAGTGCGGGAAGCCCGTGTCGTCATTTTCTTTAGCGCCCAAGAGCGCCCCAATGTTACCGAGTTTTCTGTGGGGCCCCTGCCACAGCCCATCTACTTGAGAGAGCTGTCTCCTAGGCCAGCAAAACATCGATCCTGGGCATCTAGACCCATGTCCAAAGTAGAGCAAAGCCTTCTCTACCGCAAAATCAAGAACGCCACCATACCCTTAGAGAAGTTTTTCCTGGACACCACCGGCTTCTCACTAGAGGACTGCAACGGACATTGCCTGACCTTCACCCATGTGGCCCCCCACAGTGTGGAGTCTAGACTTCGGGCCACCTGGTTTCTCTTGCAGCGCATTGTGAAAAACCAACTGCAGCCCACAGGGCTAGAGATTCTTGTGGATCACGGGAGCACAGATGTCCAGGACTGGAGAGTGGCACAGCTCTGGTATAATGACAAGCTCTACAGCAGCCCAGAAGAACTGGCTCAGAAATACGCTGATGGAGAAGTagacacagtggttctcaagGACCCACTGCCTGAGAACACACAGCAGCCACAGATCTTTAACAAGCCTAGGGGGGAATTCCCACTACCCCTTAACAAGTCTGGCCCTCATGTGGGCAAAGGCGATGGTCCCAGCTACAGCCTAGAGGGCAACACTGTGACCTACAAAGGCTGGAGCTTCTCTTTCCAGCTTcgaccctcttctgggctgcagctACTGAATGTGCGCTTCAGGAATGAGCCGATAGCCTATGAGGTCAGCGTGCAGACAGCTATGGCTGTGCATAGAGAAAGCACACCTGCAGGAGATCTGACCAAGACCATGGATCTAGGCTGGAGCATGGGCAGTGCGACTCATGAATTAGTCCCTGGCATCAACTGCCCAGAGACAGCCACCTTCCTAGACGCCATCCACTATTATGACTCTGATGGACCTGTCCGTTATCCACGAGCCCTCTGCATCTTTGAGATCCCTACAGGGATGCCTGTTGGGCCCGTCTTTAACACTGACTTTCCAGGCAGAATCAACTTCTTTTCAGATGTAATGGGACACAAGCTGGTGCTACGGGCAACCTCAGCCTTCTACAATTTTGATTACATCTGGGACTTCATCTTCTATACTGACGGCATGATCTTAGCCAAGATGCATGCCACAGGCTATATCCACACCACCATATACACCCCTGAGGGGTTGGGCAAAGCTCATCTGCTAACTCACCACCTTGTCAACAGTCACACCCACCTTGTGCACTACCGTGTTGACCTGGATGTGGCAG GCACCAACAACAGCTTCCACACACTGCAGATCAGGCAGAGAAACACCACCAGCCAACACCACCTGATCCAAGGCACACCATTGAAGACACAGTACTCCCAGGAGCGCCAGGCCACCTTCCCCTTCGGACAGACTCTGCCTCCATTCCTGCTCTTTAGCAGCCCCGAAAAGGATATCTTGGGATACAGGCGCAGCTACCGCCTACAGATCTACTCCACATCTAAGCAGAAGCTGAGCCCTGAGTCCCAGGAGGACTTAGCCTTCACCTGGGCCAG GTACTCCCTGGCGGTGACCAAATATTGGGAGTCTGAACGATGCAGCACCAGCATCTACAATCAGAACCACCCCTGGGATCCCCCCGTGGTCTTTGAGGATTTCCTTCAGAATGATGAGCGTATTGAAGACCAG gACTTGGTGGCCTGGGTGACAGTGGGATTCTCTCATGAGCCCCATTCTGAAACTGTCCCCAGGATGGTCGCAGCTAGGAGCTTTGTAGGCTTCTCACTCCAGCCTTTCAACTTCCTCTATACCGCTGGAAGACTCCGAGCTACAACTGCCAACCGTATATCAAACACTAAGCCACTGGGGACAAGGTCTGCCTGA